The following are encoded in a window of Pyrenophora tritici-repentis strain M4 chromosome 6, whole genome shotgun sequence genomic DNA:
- a CDS encoding Myosin-tail-1 multi-domain protein yields MSTQFPDGNAADAPHVGDASGSDANPTAGATISPGKSARSFARPTVASTARSSALPRATGSANLRQISNPAVPGAFGNEQLEQQGYDADSDNDEADITQIHHLVPSRPLSPVVDAQDSSDSFQPSPPNVTTTRGRAGFHYALSPPTWDPLPSPTPRTEGTTSKPVRKVIGYVIPKTDLPQGSQPTLAAYEYDANGEPRLVGELDEAFVKGSTTEAGEKLYQFCFDTVHTLHNDLANLQERLTDAQEDLIDERVAKLNSEKQVKFLTNQLQEVRGSLHVANQDLQSKLDTAERRAERYLQRKEEYKTALNQESTAHGETKEKLKAYASTARPSLRGKPHDSISDESDGPVSVRRHRSATKLSPDAPLPATTQRRSKQPEPAVFEGPTGTKASTYQKWKLDMQSWFRAHPYPFANNEEEQLDYIRMKTTGVAWDNISSGWFVEGDEFHTAQEAWDILDACYGRLNTRLDAHNFYEKEGFMKPGETITSYLARFKAGTSGAAERSTS; encoded by the exons ATGTCCACCCAGTTCCCAGACGGCAATGCCGCCGACGCGCCCCATGTGGGAGACGCCTCGGGCAGCGACGCCAACCCTACCGCCGGTGCAACGATCAGCCCCGGTAAGAGCGCGAGGTCTTTCGCTAGACCTACCGTGGCTTCCACCGCCCGCAGCAGCGCCTTGCCACGCGCTACCGGGTCCGCCAACTTACGCCAAATCAGCAACCCAGCTGTACCTGGCGCCTTCGGAAACGAGCAGCTAGAGCAGCAGGGCTATGACGCCGACTCAGATAACGACGAGGCCGACATTACCCAAATCCACCATCTAGTACCATCGCGCCCGTTATCACCTGTCGTAGACGCTCAAGACTCTAGCGACTCCTTTCAACCGTCCCCGCCTAACGTCACTACAACCCGCGGCCGCGCAGGCTTTCA CTACGCCCTCTCTCCGCCTACATGGGACCCGCTACCCTCGCCTACGCCACGCACAGAGGGGACTACCTCAAAGCCCGTCCGCAAAGTCATTGGCTACGTAATCCCCAAAACTGACTTGCCTCAAGGCAGTCAGCCAACTCTAGCCGCCTATGAGTACGACGCCAACGGCGAGCCCAGGCTAGTAGGAGAACTTGACGAAGCTTTTGTTAAAGGCTCAACCACGGAAGCTGGAGAGAAACTCTACCAGTTCTGCTTTGACACCGTCCACACCCTACATAACGACCTCGCCAATCTTCAAGAGCGCCTGACGGACGCTCAGGAAGACCTCATCGACGAGCGCGTCGCCAAACTCAACTCCGAAAAGCAGGTAAAGTTCCTTACAAACCAGCTTCAAGAGGTGAGAGGCAGCCTCCACGTAGCCAACCAAGACCTCCAGTCGAAACTCGACACCGCTGAGCGACGAGCCGAACGCTACCTCCAGCGCAAGGAGGAGTACAAGACCGCCCTTAACCAAGAGTCTACCGCGCACGGCGAAACCAAAGAAAAGCTTAAAGCCTATGCTAGCACCGCGCGCCCATCTCTACGCGGCAAACCGCATGACTCCATCTCTGACGAATCAGATGGACCCGTTAGCGTACGCCGCCACCGCTCAGCTACCAAACTTAGCCCTGACGCTCCGCTGCCCGCCACAACGCAGCGACGATCTAAACAACCTGAACCCGCGGTCTTTGAGGGCCCTACAGGCACAAAGGCCTCTACCTACCAGAAATGGAAACTCGACATGCAGAGCTGGTTCCGTGCCCATCCGTACCCTTTCGCCAACAACGAGGAGGAGCAACTAGACTACATCCGCATGAAAACCACCGGCGTAGCCTGGGATAATATCTCGAGCGGATGGTTTGTCGAAGGAGACGAGTTCCATACTGCACAAGAAGCGTGGGATATCCTCGACGCCTGCTACGGCCGTTTGAATACCCGCCTAGATGCCCACAACTTCTACGAAAAGGAAGGCTTCATGAAGCCTGGTGAGACTATCACCTCCTACCTGGCCCGCTTCAAAGCCGGC ACCAGTGGCGCAGCCGAGCGGAGCACCTCATGA